One Glycine max cultivar Williams 82 chromosome 3, Glycine_max_v4.0, whole genome shotgun sequence DNA window includes the following coding sequences:
- the LOC100804321 gene encoding BAHD acyltransferase DCR — protein sequence MPSSSTTIVSKCVIHPDQKSNMKPLRLSVSDLPMLSCHYIQKGVLLTAPPSSFDDLILSFKHTLSIALSHFPALAGRFETDSNGYVNIVCNDAGVDFIHAKAKHLTLNAVVSPSLVDVHPCFKEEFFAYDMTISYAGHNTPLAAVQVTELADGVFVGCTVNHSVTDGTSFWHFFNTFAAVTKGGAAKKVLRAPDFTRDTVFNSAAVLTVPSGGPAVTFDVNQPLRERVFHFSREAIQKLKQRANNTVNNELTEVMGKQVNDGWKIVNGNGKINGNGRNEISSFQSLSAQLWRAVTRARKFNDPAKTSTFRMAVNCRHRLEPKMDALYFGNAIQSIPTVATVGEILSRDLRFCADLLHRNVVAHDDATVRRGIEDWESAPRLFPLGNFDGAMITMGSSPRFPMYDNDFGWGRPVAIRSGKANKFDGKISAFPGREGNGSVDLEVVLAPATMAGLENDMEFMQYVTQVV from the coding sequence atgcctTCCTCTTCCACCACCATAGTCTCCAAATGCGTGATCCACCCCGACCAGAAATCAAACATGAAACCCTTGAGACTCTCTGTTTCTGACCTTCCAATGTTGTCATGTCACTACATCCAAAAGGGCGTGTTACTCACCGCCCCGCCCTCCTCTTTTGACGACTTAATACTTTCTTTTAAACACACTCTTTCTATCGCGCTCTCTCACTTTCCCGCTCTCGCGGGAAGGTTTGAGACCGATTCCAACGGTTACGTTAATATTGTATGCAACGACGCTGGCGTTGATTTTATTCATGCTAAAGCAAAACACCTAACTTTAAACGCCGTCGTTTCGCCGTCCCTCGTTGATGTTCACCCTTGCTTCAAGGAGGAGTTTTTTGCTTACGACATGACTATCTCCTACGCCGGCCACAACACACCCCTCGCCGCCGTCCAGGTGACGGAACTCGCCGACGGAGTTTTCGTCGGCTGCACCGTCAACCACTCCGTCACCGACGGCACCTCGTTTTGGCACTTCTTCAACACCTTTGCCGCCGTCACCAAAGGCGGCGCCGCCAAAAAAGTCCTCCGAGCACCGGACTTTACTCGCGACACCGTCTTCAACTCCGCCGCCGTCCTCACCGTCCCCTCCGGCGGCCCCGCCGTCACGTTTGACGTAAACCAGCCACTCCGGGAACGCGTCTTCCACTTCTCCCGCGAAGCAATTCAGAAACTCAAGCAAAGAGCCAACAACACCGTCAACAACGAACTAACGGAAGTTATGGGAAAACAAGTAAACGACGGTTGGAAAATCGTTAACGGTAACGGAAAAATTAACGGTAACGGAAGAAACGAGATCTCGTCGTTTCAGTCGTTATCAGCTCAGCTCTGGCGAGCGGTGACACGTGCGAGGAAATTCAACGACCCAGCAAAAACGTCGACGTTTCGGATGGCGGTGAATTGCCGCCACCGTCTAGAGCCAAAGATGGACGCGTTGTACTTCGGCAATGCGATCCAGAGCATCCCGACGGTGGCTACCGTCGGAGAAATCCTCTCGCGCGATCTGCGCTTCTGCGCAGATCTTCTGCACCGTAACGTCGTCGCGCACGATGACGCTACGGTGCGCCGCGGCATAGAGGATTGGGAGAGCGCGCCGAGGCTGTTTCCCCTCGGAAACTTCGACGGCGCGATGATCACCATGGGAAGCTCTCCACGTTTTCCCATGTACGACAACGACTTCGGTTGGGGTAGACCTGTTGCGATTCGGAGTGGGAAAGCGAACAAGTTCGACGGAAAGATTTCCGCGTTTCCAGGGAGAGAGGGAAACGGCAGCGTCGATTTGGAGGTCGTTTTGGCCCCGGCCACCATGGCGGGGCTCGAAAACGACATGGAGTTTATGCAATACGTAACGCAGGTCGTTTGA
- the LOC100803792 gene encoding sulfoquinovosyl transferase SQD2 — protein sequence MNNSTSLSPPFCSPATFTTTPSSSLSTFPQNSLRFSCSQSFGPKAINPFCRKARFCSLQGSTSVKSRKSLVLCAINMTIATDSLLQVVEEEEGPPDFALLDPEDNSRPRRIALFVEPSPFAYVSGYKNRFQNFIKYLREMGDEVMVVTTHEGVPKEFYGAKLIGSRSFPCPWYQKVPLSLALSPRIISAVAEFKPDIIHASSPGIMVFGALIIAKLLSVPIVMSYHTHVPVYIPRYTFSWLVQPMWWVIKFLHRAADLTLVPSAAIAKDLEEARVTAANKICLWNKGVDSESFHPRFKSHEMRLRLSNGEPEKPLIVHVGRLGVEKSLDFLKSLMDRLPEARIAFIGDGPYREELEKMFEGMPAVFTGMLGGEELSEAYASGDVFVMPSESETLGLVVLEAMSSGIPVVGARAGGVPDIIPEDQDGKIGYLYTPGDLEDCLSKLKPLLDDKELRETMGEAARLEMEKYDWRAATRKIRNENYKAAIWFWRKKRAQLLRPFQWLAQPIFPSPDPEANS from the exons ATGAACAACTCTACGTCTCTCTCTCCTCCTTTTTGTTCACCTGCCACATTTACAACAACCCCCTCTTCTTCTTTATCAACTTTTCCTCAGAACTCTCTTAGATTTAGCTGCTCCCAATCGTTTGGACCAAAAGCCATTAACCCCTTTTGCAGAAAAGCACGATTTTGCTCTCTACAAGGGTCAACGAGTGTGAAAAGCAGAAAAAGCTTGGTGCTTTGTGCCATCAACATGACTATAGCAACGGATAGTTTGTTgcaggtggtggaggaggaagaGGGTCCTCCTGATTTTGCTTTGCTTGATCCCGAGGACAATTCTAGGCCTCGTAGAATTGCTCTCTTCGTTGAGCCTTCTCCTTTTGC ATACGTCTCAGGATACAAAAATCGTTTTCAGAACTTTATAAAATACCTTCGTGAAATGGGAGATGAG GTAATGGTTGTCACCACACATGAAGGAGTACCCAAGGAATTTTATGGAGCCAAATTAATTGGATCCCGAAG CTTCCCTTGTCCCTGGTATCAAAAGGTGCCTCTCTCTTTGGCACTTAGTCCAAGAATAATTTCTGCGGTTGCTGAGTTTAAGCCTGACATAATACATGCATCATCACCAGGCATAATG GTTTTTGGTGCCCTTATCATTGCAAAGCTTCTGAGTGTTCCTATTGTCATGTCCTATCACACCCACGTACCAGT ATACATTCCAAGATACACCTTTAGCTGGCTGGTGCAACCCATGTGGTGGGTCATAA AATTTCTGCATAGAGCAGCTGATCTTACATTGGTGCCATCAGCTGCCATTGCAAAAGATCTTGAAGAAGCTCGAGTAACAGCAG CGAACAAGATTTGTCTTTGGAACAAGGGTGTCGATTCTGAAAGTTTCCATCCACGATTCAAGTCCCATGAAATGCGATTAAGGCTGAG CAATGGTGAACCTGAGAAGCCCTTGATAGTTCATGTTGGACGGCTTGGAGTTGAGAAGAGTTTAGATTTTCTCAAAAG TCTCATGGATAGGCTTCCTGAAGCACGAATTGCCTTTATCGGAGATGGACCCTACAG AGAGGAACTAGAGAAAATGTTTGAAGGCATGCCAGCAGTGTTCACAGGAATGTTAGGAGGGGAAGAACTATCTGAAGCATATGCAAGTGGAGATGTCTTTGTGATGCCTTCAGAGTCAGAGACACTTGGCCTTGTTGTTTTGGAGGCCATGTCATCAGGGATTCCTGTGGTAGGAGCACGTGCTGGTGGCGTTCCAGACATAATTCCAGAAGACCAAGATGGCAAAATTGGCTACCTCTATACACCAGGTGATCTTGAAGACTGCTTGAGCAAACTAAAGCCTCTTTTGGATGACAAAGAGTTGAGAGAAACCATGGGAGAAGCTGCACGTTTGGAGATGGAGAAGTATGATTGGAGAGCAGCCACTCGAAAGATTCGCAATGAAAACTACAAAGCTGCCATTTGGTTCTGGCGCAAGAAGAGGGCTCAACTGTTGAGACCCTTTCAATGGTTGGCTCAACCTATTTTCCCATCTCCAGATCCAGAAGCCAACTCATAA